Below is a window of Brassica napus cultivar Da-Ae chromosome A5, Da-Ae, whole genome shotgun sequence DNA.
CATCTGCTGTGCACTACGTTGGGGTTAGCATAATATTAACCTTAATATCTCTATATCATTTGCTTTCCTTCTCAAATTTTCCTAAAACTATTGAGGCGCCATCTCATCTACAGGGTATGATCTCAGAAGTGCAACGATCACTGTACACAACTCTCTCAGAATTCGATGGGGACGCAGAGGACGAGAATGATTTGGAATGTTTGATAGAACAGCAGTTCGAAGCTTTACAGAAGGCATTCAAGGTTTCTACCAGAGCATCATCGGAAGCAAGGTTAATGGTGTCCAAGAAGTTTCTTACTTTGTTTAGGACAGGTAGACTTGGTCCTTTCATCCTTGACGATGTCCCTGAAACTTGACATGTCCTTGTAAAATCAAAAGCAATTTGTAACACATTATGCATGCAGCTTAAGATGGATgatgattttatttgtttaaattttgagATTCAATGGCGTTGCTTCAGTAACTCCAAAGTATTTGTGAATGAACAAAACTGAATCATGATAAAGATTTGGCATGTGCCagaaacaataaaatttatctGTTGTCTTCATTTATTGGCCTCGATGAATTCTCGGTACTCTTTCTTCATCTTCACACCCGAAACAGTCCTGCACAAACTCGTACTCTTTAGCCAAACATGATTAACGTAATCAAATACAAACTTATGAATAAAAGAAAACAGTCCAACCTGAGCATTTCCTTGTTCTTGAAGAACTGCAcacatggggttcccatgattcCAGCTGCTTCAGCAATTTCTTGATCTTCTTCGATGTCAATTTCAACAAAGTGCACATCGTTGTGATACTCGTCTACCACctgaaacaaaattaatattaaatgggCAGATGATTAGAAGAACAGTCCAACAAGAGAGTACAGTCTATCTAACTAAACAAAGATCACCTTGTTCAAGATAGGCTTCAGAGTCCTACAGGGGCCACAAGTTGGTGAAGTGTATAACACACATATAACTCTTGGACTCTCATGATATAATTTTCTAAGTGCATACTGCAATCAAGTAAAAAACACATGTGAGGTAGAGAAAATCTTTATGGATTATAAGTTAAAAGTTTATACATTAAGAGAAAGAATAAGGAGATAGTACCTGTCCCCGATGCTTTGTAAGAGTGATATCAAACTTTTCTTGGACATCCCGCTGTGTGAATTCTTTCTTGGTCTCTTCAGTTTGAGGCTATCATGTGGCAGAACATGAACATGAAAGAGTGTAAGCCTTGTGAAGCGAGCataaaatttcagatatttaggAGAATACTAATTACTACCTGGTGAAATTCAACAAGAAGATTGTTACTTGTGAGGTATCTCTCAGCTGACAAAGCAGCCATGCATCCTGATCCAGCAGCGGTTACAGCTTGTCTCCATTCATGGTCCTAAATTGACAAATGGGATTGTAGCACACAATGTTAACTTCAAAGAGTTAATGGTATCAATAACGAAAGATGGCTAAAAGTTCCAAAGCACAACCTGCACATCTCCTGCAGCAAATACACCTTCAACCGATGTATTCGATGTTCCTTCGCGAACCAAGACGTACCCTGAGCTGTCGAGCTCGACTTGGCCTTCCAGTAACTGACTATTTGGGGAATGCCCTATTCCATAAAACAACCCTTTTGCCTCCAGCTCGGTTTCTTCTCCGGTATCAACTCTTCTGAGTAGAATGCCAGACATTTGTCCCTTGGTGTTGCTCAAAACGTCCACCGTTTCCGTGTTGTAATGCACTGTGATGTTTGGATTGTTGATCACTCTGAAACATTCGCCATAACCAACCTGTTAAAAAAACACTCAGGGTGTTGAAAAGACTCAACTCACAGTGTGTTCATTAGTCTATATAGTtccaaaaaaacaacaacaaaagggGATACGTACATTTACTGGTTCGTTATCGATTTACTCGAAATGGAACTCATAGCCAAAGGCTTTCCCAGAGACATCCAAATGTAAGGATTTGCATGGAATAGGTTAATCAAGTCAACATATGCACCAAAAAAACAACAGACTCATTATGCTTTGGTTTCCTAACAGTCAACTCGCGTTTCCTAGATTTGGACCTAGCATTGATAGATTTTTAACGTTTTTTCTTCAGAAGTCAAAGAAGAAGAGCTATTAATATAATAACTTTCAGAAACTCACCTATCTTGCATAGCCTTGGATGCTCTCAACTGGTCTCTGCGAACAAGCAAATGAACATGACGGGCATATTTCGTGAGGTACAAAGCTTCCTCCGTCGCCGTATCTCCTCCTCCAACCACGGCAAGTACTTGCCCTTTAAACAAAGGCGAAGCTCCATCACATATCGCGCAAGCACTAATTCCCCTACTCCAGAACTCTTCCTCTCGAGGTAGCCTCAGCCTCTTCGCTGTAGCTCCAGTAGCATAAATGATACTATGACACTTGACCTACAAAACCAAGCCAAATGGCAACATCAGAAAAGAGCTCAAGCCAATTACTACTTTTTCAAAGCAATGGAAGTATAGACATTTGGAGGAAGTAAAGAAGTCTCCAACACTATCAACAACGCTCTCTACCTTAAAtggttatacaaaaatattatttcgaGGAGAAAAAGACAATTACACATACTAAATACCTTCCTCCATGGATTAAACACACATTTATATGCCATATCAATCCTACATTCTCTATCCACCACTTCGAAGTGAGAATAAGAGTGTTGACACACAAAGAAAGATAATCACCTTACGTTCACTACTTTGCACAGTAAAAGGAGCCGTTTTAACACTAAGAGACTCCACATCCTCTGGATACAACTCAGCTCCCCACCTCTCAGCTTGTTTCCTCATCCTACACATTTTCaacatcaaaaccaaaaaaaaaaaaaaagattgccTCAGAATAAGTGtcttgatcacaacaaactaCTAGAGAGAATCATAATCGTTCAAAAATCCAATTTCACAACCTCTCCATCAAATCAGGACCAGTGATCCCCTCGGGGAATCCCGGGAAATTCTCAACCTCGGTGGTCGTCATCAACTGCCCCCCCGGAACTCCTCCCATCTGATACCCCTCGAAAACCACCGGTTTCAAATTGGCGCGCGCGGCGTATATAGCCGCCGTGTATCCGGCGGGACCTGAGCCTATTATCACTACGTTCTCTATAATCTCGCCTGCAAAAATTACTATCTCGATTACTTGCTCAACACTGTAACAAAGCAGAGAGAGTTAACTCCTAAGTTACCTGAAGAAGACGACGGAGAATTGGCGGAGGCGGAGATTCTGAGGCGGAGGGAATCGGAGCGAGTTCGAGTTGGTTGGCGGAGTGAAAAATCGCGGCGTGAAGTAGTGGTAATAGTGAGGAAGGAGAggtgaggaggaggagagagtGCGGATGACGCGGTGGCGACTCGGTGAGTCGACATGGAGCTGATTCCGATGCCTATCTTAGGAGACgctgccattttttttttttttttgcttcgaCCTTACTGAGACCATACAATTTGAAAAATTCATTTCTGGTTTGGTAGGCGACTGTGTTACACGCGCTGTAGCATTATCTCTTCGGCTCGAAGTCCACATGATTAAATGGTTTTGAGCCGTCGGATCTGTGGGATGTCTTTTGATCGACGGTGAGGTTTGTGTGTTGGGTGATTTTACTTGGTCTTTTCAACGGAGGGATAAGCCAATCGTATTCTAAGTGGAAGCTGACCAAAGGCTTTTTGTTGTTGGGCCGTAAACGGGTCTGAAATATAGCGCTTTACCTTGGGTGTGATAGTTTAGGAGAgctatttttttgttatcttgCTAATTGAATACAAAACTCTCAAGAAATTATGTTTATACAAACCTGATATGAACTCTAAGCT
It encodes the following:
- the LOC106450656 gene encoding NADPH-dependent thioredoxin reductase 3, with product MAASPKIGIGISSMSTHRVATASSALSPPPHLSFLTITTTSRRDFSLRQPTRTRSDSLRLRISASANSPSSSSGEIIENVVIIGSGPAGYTAAIYAARANLKPVVFEGYQMGGVPGGQLMTTTEVENFPGFPEGITGPDLMERMRKQAERWGAELYPEDVESLSVKTAPFTVQSSERKVKCHSIIYATGATAKRLRLPREEEFWSRGISACAICDGASPLFKGQVLAVVGGGDTATEEALYLTKYARHVHLLVRRDQLRASKAMQDRVINNPNITVHYNTETVDVLSNTKGQMSGILLRRVDTGEETELEAKGLFYGIGHSPNSQLLEGQVELDSSGYVLVREGTSNTSVEGVFAAGDVQDHEWRQAVTAAGSGCMAALSAERYLTSNNLLVEFHQPQTEETKKEFTQRDVQEKFDITLTKHRGQYALRKLYHESPRVICVLYTSPTCGPCRTLKPILNKVVDEYHNDVHFVEIDIEEDQEIAEAAGIMGTPCVQFFKNKEMLRTVSGVKMKKEYREFIEANK